In Mycolicibacterium mucogenicum DSM 44124, the following are encoded in one genomic region:
- the ctaD gene encoding cytochrome c oxidase subunit I yields MTAVEVPLTPQRPFPARRKSLGAVLYGLVSTTDHKLIGQMYLAASFAFFFSAGIMALLMRTELAMPGLQFLSNEQYNQLFTVHGTLMLLLYATPVVFGFANLVLPLQIGAPDVAFPRLNALSFWLFLFGGLMVLAGFVVPGGAADFGWTGYTPLSDAAHSPGSGGDLWAVGLIVSGLGTILGAVNMITTVVCMRCPGMTMFRMPIFTWNIVATGVLILLAFPILTAALFGLLAQRHLGAHIYDAANGGTILWQHLFWFFGHPEVYIVALPFFGIVTEIIPVFSRKPIFGYTTLIYATWAITVLSVAVWAHHMFATGAVLLPFFSFMTFLIAVPTGIKFWNWIGTMWKGQLTFETPMLFSVGFLVTFLLGGLSGVLLASPPLDFHVTDSYFVVAHFHYVLFGTIVFATYAGIYFWFPKMCGRLLDERLGKLHFWLTFIGFHTTFLVQHWLGDAGMPRRYADYLPGDGFDALNLVSTIGSFILALSVLPFVWNVFKSWRYGEPVVVDDPWGHGNSLEWATTCPPPRHNFTELPRIRSERPAFELHYPHMTERMRNESHVGR; encoded by the coding sequence GTGACTGCTGTCGAAGTGCCGTTGACGCCGCAGCGGCCGTTCCCGGCGCGCCGCAAGAGTTTGGGCGCTGTCCTGTACGGACTCGTCAGCACGACCGATCACAAGCTGATCGGCCAGATGTACCTGGCGGCGTCGTTCGCGTTCTTCTTCAGCGCCGGGATCATGGCATTGCTGATGCGCACCGAGCTCGCCATGCCCGGTCTGCAGTTCTTGTCCAACGAGCAGTACAACCAGCTGTTCACCGTGCACGGCACCTTGATGCTGCTGCTGTACGCGACCCCCGTCGTGTTCGGTTTCGCGAATCTCGTGCTGCCCCTGCAGATCGGCGCACCGGACGTCGCCTTCCCCCGCCTCAACGCGCTGTCGTTCTGGCTGTTCCTGTTCGGTGGGCTGATGGTGCTGGCCGGATTCGTCGTGCCCGGCGGCGCAGCGGATTTCGGGTGGACGGGGTACACCCCGTTGTCCGACGCTGCCCATTCGCCGGGGTCCGGTGGGGACCTGTGGGCCGTGGGCCTGATCGTGTCCGGACTCGGCACAATCCTCGGTGCGGTCAACATGATCACCACCGTGGTCTGCATGCGCTGCCCCGGCATGACCATGTTCCGCATGCCCATCTTCACCTGGAACATCGTGGCCACCGGCGTGCTGATCCTCCTCGCCTTCCCGATCCTGACCGCGGCGCTGTTCGGTCTGCTCGCGCAGCGTCACCTGGGGGCGCACATCTACGACGCGGCCAATGGCGGCACGATCCTGTGGCAACACCTGTTCTGGTTCTTCGGGCACCCTGAGGTGTACATCGTCGCGCTGCCGTTCTTCGGCATCGTCACCGAGATCATTCCGGTGTTCTCGCGCAAACCGATATTCGGTTACACCACACTGATTTACGCTACGTGGGCCATCACCGTGCTGTCGGTCGCGGTGTGGGCGCACCACATGTTCGCCACGGGTGCCGTGCTGCTGCCGTTCTTCTCGTTCATGACGTTCCTGATCGCGGTCCCCACCGGCATCAAATTCTGGAATTGGATCGGCACCATGTGGAAGGGGCAGTTGACCTTCGAGACGCCGATGCTGTTCTCGGTCGGTTTCCTCGTCACCTTCCTGTTGGGCGGACTCTCCGGCGTGCTGCTGGCCAGCCCGCCGCTCGACTTCCACGTCACGGACTCGTATTTCGTTGTGGCGCACTTCCATTACGTGCTGTTCGGCACCATCGTGTTCGCCACCTATGCCGGCATCTACTTCTGGTTCCCGAAGATGTGCGGACGGCTGCTCGACGAGCGCCTCGGCAAGCTGCACTTCTGGTTGACCTTCATCGGCTTCCACACCACGTTCCTCGTGCAGCACTGGCTGGGCGATGCGGGCATGCCCCGCCGCTATGCGGACTACCTGCCCGGCGACGGCTTCGACGCCCTCAACCTGGTCTCCACCATCGGGTCCTTCATCCTTGCGCTGTCGGTGCTGCCGTTCGTCTGGAACGTGTTCAAGAGCTGGCGCTACGGCGAGCCCGTCGTCGTCGACGACCCCTGGGGCCACGGCAACTCGCTCGAGTGGGCCACGACCTGCCCGCCGCCGCGGCACAACTTCACCGAGCTGCCCCGAATCCGTTCGGAGCGGCCGGCTTTCGAGCTGCACTACCCCCACATGACAGAACGGATGCGTAACGAGTCGCACGTCGGCCGGTGA